From Streptomyces sp. CMB-StM0423, a single genomic window includes:
- a CDS encoding iron chaperone: MADAKKAATADGGESYEGFTEAEIAAMKDRAKEIKKTRRGGQKTDPVAELLEKIAEMPESDRTIAGRLHTLITEAAPELSPRLWYGMPAYAAGAKNGKGGKIVCFVQAADKFGSRYLTLGFNDAAHLDDGTMWPTAFALTDLTPAHEKTVTELVKKAMS, encoded by the coding sequence ATGGCGGACGCGAAGAAGGCGGCCACGGCCGATGGCGGCGAGTCCTACGAGGGCTTCACCGAGGCGGAGATCGCGGCCATGAAGGACCGCGCGAAGGAGATCAAGAAGACCAGGCGCGGCGGCCAGAAGACCGACCCGGTGGCCGAGCTGCTGGAGAAGATCGCCGAGATGCCCGAGTCCGACCGGACCATCGCCGGCAGGCTGCACACCCTCATCACCGAAGCGGCGCCCGAGCTGTCGCCGCGGCTGTGGTACGGGATGCCCGCCTACGCCGCCGGCGCCAAGAACGGCAAGGGCGGAAAGATCGTCTGCTTCGTGCAGGCCGCGGACAAGTTCGGCTCGCGCTACCTCACCCTCGGCTTCAACGACGCCGCGCACCTCGACGACGGCACCATGTGGCCCACCGCCTTCGCCCTCACCGACCTGACGCCCGCCCACGAGAAGACGGTCACCGAACTGGTGAAGAAGGCCATGAGCTGA